One genomic region from Geotrypetes seraphini chromosome 13, aGeoSer1.1, whole genome shotgun sequence encodes:
- the TMEM218 gene encoding transmembrane protein 218 has protein sequence MAGMVLGVGSGVFILALLWVLALFLCLFLSRASGFARVSIILIFILALIVTLILLFLPRDTQTPAPVKEIQIVDTFFIGRYFLVSVLSVIFLGSLFLLLIYHIMEPISTKPLHIR, from the exons ATGGCTGGTATGGTTTTAGGAGTGGGGTCTGGAGTGTTTATCTTAGCACTTCTCTGGGTGCTAGCGTTGTTTCTATGTCTGTTCTTATCCAGGGCGTCTGGATTTGCCAG GGTCTCCATTATTCTCATCTTCATCCTTGCATTGATCGTTACGCTCATCTTGCTGTTCTTGCCTCGAGACACGCAGACTCCAGCTCCAGTAAAGGAAATTCAG ATTGTGGACACTTTCTTCATTGGACGCTATTTCCTGGTCTCTGTCCTGAGTGTTATTTTTCTGGGAAGCCTTTTCCTGCTCCTGATTTACCATATCATGGAGCCCATCTCAACTAAGCCCTTGCACATTAGGTGA